Genomic window (bacterium):
GCCAAGGTCAGCGCCCGCATGATCATGACGCCCCAGAACGCCAAAGCGCTCCTGAAGACCCTCGAGGTCAACGTGCACCGCTACGAGGAGAATTTCGGCGAGATCAAGCTGCCGGGCAAGCCGCCGGCGGAGTTCGGCTTCCAGACGACGGATTCGAAGAACTAGGGGGCTGTCGTCCGGCCCCGACGTCTCAATCGATCAAGCGCCGGAAACGAATCGTGGCCAGACCCAGCAGCACCACCAGCCAGACCGCCAGCGCGAGAAACCGCCCCGAGTTCTCCACGATGCCATAACCGCGCCCGACCATGTCGTGGAAGACGGTGATGGCTTGCCCGGTAGGCAGGACCAAGCCGATCTGCTTCATGAATCCG
Coding sequences:
- a CDS encoding DUF3467 domain-containing protein is translated as MDKKQPQKISVELGEAQAEGIYSNLALITHSTSEFILDFAKLLPGLPKAKVSARMIMTPQNAKALLKTLEVNVHRYEENFGEIKLPGKPPAEFGFQTTDSKN